Genomic DNA from bacterium:
GGAGCGCGCGCTGTCGCCGCAGCCGGCGCAGCTGCTCGATCGCCCGCGCGCGCAGTCCACCGGCTGGCCAGAGCGAGAGCCGCTCGCCGAGTCGGTAGAGCAGCCGGAGCAGCGGGTCCAGGTAGAAGAGCGCGCCGAGCAGGAGGAAGAGAGTCCCGCCGATGAGGATCCCGCGGGCGAGGGGGCGCAGCGCAGGGTCGGCCCAGAGTCCGGCCGCGGCCAGCATCGCCAGCGCGGCCAGGGCCGAGAGGCCCGTGAGCCGGTCCGCCAGGGTGGCGGCCGAGGCCGCCACCGGATCGCGCGCGCGGCGGCTCAGGTCCAGCACCTTGACGAGGTCGCCGCCCACGCTGCCCGGCATGAAGTTGTTGAAGAAAAGCCCCACCCAGTAGAGCTGCGTCAGCTCGCCCGGGCGCAGGCGGATGCCGAGCGCCGCGAGGAAGCGCCCCCACTGCCAGGCGCCGAGCACGACGCTGAGCGCGAAGATCGCCAGCGCGGCGGCCAGCGGCGCTAGACGCGCCCGGCCGACCAGCGCCAGCGCCGCCCCCGGCGAGATGCGCGCAAGCAGAAAGGCGACCAGCGCCACGGTGAGCGCCAGCTTGAGCAGGGTGAGGAGCGGACGCCGGCGGCGCGCAGCCCCGGGAGCCGCCTCGGCGGTTGCCGCCGGCCGCGCCCTCATCGCGATTCTCCGCCGTCCGCGCCGGCGGTCTCGGCGAGCAGCCGGCGGAGCTGGGTCTCCGCATCGTCGGCGGCCCGATCCCAGCTGAAGCTGCGCGCCCTTGCCGCCGCGCGCGCCCCCATCGCCGCGCGGCGCGCGGGGTCGCGCAGCAGCGCGAGCGCGGCCGCCGCCATCGCCGGGACGTCGCCAGAGGGAACGAGCAGGCCCGTCTCGCCGTCCACCACCGAGTCGCGCAGGCCCGGCGCATCCGCCGCCACGCAGGGCACGCCGCAGGCGGCAGCTTCGATGACGGTGAGGCCCCAGCCCTCCTTCGGGCTCGCGTTGAGGAAGAGGTGACAGCGGTAGAGCAGGTCGACGAGGGCCGGCAAGGGCAGGTGCCCGTGGAAGCGCACCGCTTCCGCGAGGTCGAGCCGCGCGGCTTGTCGTTCGAGGGCCGCGCGCTCGGGTCCGCCGCCGACGATGTCCAGGCTCGCCGCCGGCAGCGCGCGGCGCAGGCGCGCGAAGGCCTCGATCACCAGGTGCGTGCCCTTGTAGCGGCGCAGGCGGCCGAGGTGGACGAGGCGCGGCGCCGCGTCCCTGGCCGGCGGCGCCGCCAGGTCGTAGGGCGCGGCGTCGAAGCCGCAGTGGCTCACCGCGATGCGCGCCGGGTCGAGGCCGCGGCGCACGAGATCGTCGCGCGTGCTCGCGCTGATCGCGATCACGCGGCTCCTGCCGTAGATGCGCGGGATCAGTCGCTCGGGCAGGTAGACGTAGAGCCCGGCCAGCCAGTTCGTCTCGCGGAAGACCGTCGCGCCGAACAGGTGCGGCACGATGAGCAGGTGCGGCAACGCGATCAGCGCGGGCAGAAAGAAGGGGATCTTATTGACGTCCTCGATGACCGCGTCGAAGGGCTCCCGCCGCGAGAGGCGGCGCGCGAGCCGCGCGAGTGCCCAGTTGGCGGTGAGCGGGCCGCCCGCGCGCAGCACGCGCAGGCCGCCGTAGCGCGCCTCGCGCTCCGCGCCCGGCCAGGCCGCCGCGAGCAGGGTGATCTGATGGCCGCGCGCGGCCAGGCGCTCGAGGATCTCGTGCAGGTGCGTCTCGGCGCCGCCCGCCTCGGGGTTCTCGCGGTCCCGCCAGTTGACCGCGAGCAGGCGCAGGGGCGCGCCGGGCGCTGCCGCGCGCGGGGGCCGCTGCCCGCTCACGGCCGGGGCCCGTCCGGCGCCGGCCGCCGGGCGACGCAGCCGATCACCATCGCCGTGTAGTGCCCGGCCCGCCGGTAACGCGCCCAGCGCTTGAGAGCGTTCGCGAGCTGGCCGAGCAGGGGCAAGGGCGGCGGGTGCATCGGCAGCGCCAGGCCGAGCCGCGCGGCAGCGCGCCGCAGCGCGCGGTAGACCAAACCGGGCTCGGGCCAGGCGCCGTAGGTCGCGAGCAGCTCGAAGCCCTGTGCGCGCAGCAGGCCCTCGAGCTCGCGGGGGCTGAAGGAGCACTCCCAGCCCGCGAACCAGCGGTCCAGCGCGATCAGGAGGCGCTTGGCCGGCGTGTAGAAGTGCCAGCGCTGCGGCACATCGACGAGCAGGAGTCCGCCCGGCCGGAGAACGCGGTAGTTCTCGGCCAGCAGCGCCGCCGGCGTGCGGAAGTGCTCGAGCAGCCCCTGGTGGAAGACGGCATCGAGGCTGCCGTTCGCCAGTGGGAGGGCGAGGGCGTCGCCGCGCAGGAGGCGGAGGCTGCCCGTGGCGGGCGGCGCCGCCGCGAGCGCCCGCGCGCTGGCGGCGAGTGCGGCCTCGGAGTAGTCGAGCACCGTCACGCGCGCGCCGCAGGCCGCCAGGCGCAGGGAGTCGCGGCCGCTGCCCGCCCCCACTTCCAGCACGCGGGGCGCGCCCGGCGGAAGATGGCGGAGCAGCTCCGCGTGCGGCGCCCCCACGGCCTCGTAGACCGCCTCCACCGGCTGGGCGCCCCAGAAGCGATCCCAGTGCTCGCGCCGGCTCTCGCGCCGCGCGCTCATGCGGCCGGCCCCGTCACCTGCTCGTGGGGACGCTCCCCCGCCAGCAGCGCAGCGAGGAGACCGTTGGCGAAGCTCGCCGCCTCCTCGCTGTCGAACTTGCGGGCCAGTTCCACGGCCTCGTCGAGGATGACCCGCGCCGGCACCTCCGGCGCGCGCCGCGACTCGGCGAGCGCCAGGCGCAGGACGAGGCGCAGGATGAGGCTCAACCGGACGAGGTCCCAGTTCTGCAGGCGCGCGGCGATGTCGGCGTCCAGGCGCGGCGCGTCCGCACGCGCCCAGGCGACGAGCTGCGCCGCGTAGGCGCGCGTCTCGCCGGCGCTGCCGCGGCGGCCGGCCTGGTCGGCGAGGACCGCCGCCGCGTCCTTGCCTGGCGCCTCCAGCTCGTAGAGGCTCTGAAGGGCCAGCTCCCTGGCCTTGCGCCGACGACCCATGCTAGGCGCCGAGGCGGCGGCGCAAGTCGGCGAGCTCGATCGCGCCGAGGGCGGCGTCCCAGCCCTTGTTGCCGCTCTTCGTGCCGCTGCGCTCGATGGCCT
This window encodes:
- a CDS encoding flippase-like domain-containing protein, translated to MRARPAATAEAAPGAARRRRPLLTLLKLALTVALVAFLLARISPGAALALVGRARLAPLAAALAIFALSVVLGAWQWGRFLAALGIRLRPGELTQLYWVGLFFNNFMPGSVGGDLVKVLDLSRRARDPVAASAATLADRLTGLSALAALAMLAAAGLWADPALRPLARGILIGGTLFLLLGALFYLDPLLRLLYRLGERLSLWPAGGLRARAIEQLRRLRRQRALLLRLFALSLLVQGLRVAVHYFVGLALLGMAGPELPAYFLAVPPLAFALTLPLTLGGFGLREGLALPLFAPLGVSGEAAVAIELLAYLAMLAVSLVGGLLFLRRRRAAGAGPAGVAGPGSPGG
- a CDS encoding glycosyltransferase family 4 protein → MLLQPPRARGPAARTGLRAARDLRRLARARFGLPRAAARCRAARPGAADAPAALAPARPARERSQALGALPAGRALHGDGDRLRRPAAGAGRAPAVSGQRPPRAAAPGAPLRLLAVNWRDRENPEAGGAETHLHEILERLAARGHQITLLAAAWPGAEREARYGGLRVLRAGGPLTANWALARLARRLSRREPFDAVIEDVNKIPFFLPALIALPHLLIVPHLFGATVFRETNWLAGLYVYLPERLIPRIYGRSRVIAISASTRDDLVRRGLDPARIAVSHCGFDAAPYDLAAPPARDAAPRLVHLGRLRRYKGTHLVIEAFARLRRALPAASLDIVGGGPERAALERQAARLDLAEAVRFHGHLPLPALVDLLYRCHLFLNASPKEGWGLTVIEAAACGVPCVAADAPGLRDSVVDGETGLLVPSGDVPAMAAAALALLRDPARRAAMGARAAARARSFSWDRAADDAETQLRRLLAETAGADGGESR
- a CDS encoding methyltransferase domain-containing protein, with protein sequence MSARRESRREHWDRFWGAQPVEAVYEAVGAPHAELLRHLPPGAPRVLEVGAGSGRDSLRLAACGARVTVLDYSEAALAASARALAAAPPATGSLRLLRGDALALPLANGSLDAVFHQGLLEHFRTPAALLAENYRVLRPGGLLLVDVPQRWHFYTPAKRLLIALDRWFAGWECSFSPRELEGLLRAQGFELLATYGAWPEPGLVYRALRRAAARLGLALPMHPPPLPLLGQLANALKRWARYRRAGHYTAMVIGCVARRPAPDGPRP
- the nusB gene encoding transcription antitermination factor NusB, with the protein product MGRRRKARELALQSLYELEAPGKDAAAVLADQAGRRGSAGETRAYAAQLVAWARADAPRLDADIAARLQNWDLVRLSLILRLVLRLALAESRRAPEVPARVILDEAVELARKFDSEEAASFANGLLAALLAGERPHEQVTGPAA